The following coding sequences lie in one Pontibacter sp. G13 genomic window:
- a CDS encoding GNAT family N-acetyltransferase encodes MSTSTMAPVIRVERVETDTQFNHVFDIRTSVFVNESSIDQEDEYDGFDFLSNHYLAYYDNVPAGTARWRMVPGSGKVRLERFAVSKEYRSKGIGKALMDALLEEIPKNKEIFIHVQTHNVPYYERFGFVTEGETFEEAGIEHQKLVYQPQP; translated from the coding sequence ATGTCAACATCCACCATGGCTCCCGTGATCCGCGTAGAAAGAGTCGAAACAGACACTCAATTCAACCATGTATTCGATATTCGCACCAGTGTCTTCGTCAATGAATCGTCTATAGACCAAGAGGACGAGTACGATGGATTTGACTTTCTTTCCAACCATTATCTGGCATATTACGACAATGTCCCTGCCGGAACTGCCCGTTGGAGAATGGTGCCCGGCTCCGGAAAGGTACGCCTAGAACGATTCGCCGTAAGTAAGGAATACCGCAGTAAAGGTATCGGCAAAGCACTCATGGACGCACTCCTAGAGGAGATCCCCAAGAACAAGGAGATCTTCATCCACGTCCAAACCCACAATGTGCCTTATTACGAGCGATTTGGCTTTGTCACAGAGGGAGAAACCTTCGAAGAGGCCGGGATCGAGCACCAAAAACTGGTGTATCAACCCCAACCCTAA
- a CDS encoding T9SS type A sorting domain-containing protein, whose product MRILSTLITSLAFVSFLFSFQAATAQCDGGTVTTFQGQDTAYYCIAQSDGNPFVLQFSVTGNTGNGFAYVVTDTNLVILGLPPADMVDFTDAGPGECLVWGVGYTGSFTAQVGDTVGQVDLTDSCFDVSDAAVSVFRDSLEGGTLTLANGDTVLYTCPGDSIADLVTYSTTGYSLANYTYVVTNVLGEILALPDTTTIDLEGAGVGVCIIYGFAYSGELVVDSSNLVGDLTATGCYEISDNSLAIIRGEPLGGMVMTTDSQTTVVTCPGDGEPDVIAFMENSLNPANYTWIVTDDSDVVLEVAPSNFVDFEQAPPGVCRVYGFAYTGTIDVMAGMNIDSVSSDECFALSGNFITVDRDTASCTTSIFPEFPAQQVVLSPNPSNGFIQVEMTLDRATEATWEIMDLQGKIFHQATRPVQAGKHTETFNLTRLAAGMYILRISNDEGISQFRFVIQ is encoded by the coding sequence ATGCGGATTCTCTCTACGCTCATTACCTCCCTAGCTTTTGTATCCTTTCTATTTTCTTTTCAGGCTGCTACCGCTCAATGTGACGGTGGAACCGTGACCACTTTCCAAGGTCAAGACACAGCTTACTATTGTATCGCACAATCTGACGGCAACCCATTTGTCCTACAATTCTCCGTGACAGGAAATACAGGCAACGGATTCGCCTATGTCGTTACAGATACCAATTTGGTCATTCTTGGACTGCCACCTGCTGACATGGTGGACTTTACAGATGCGGGTCCTGGTGAATGTCTCGTGTGGGGCGTAGGATACACCGGCTCCTTCACTGCCCAAGTAGGCGATACAGTCGGACAGGTGGACCTGACGGATTCCTGCTTCGATGTTTCAGACGCGGCTGTATCGGTATTCCGAGACTCGCTCGAAGGCGGAACCTTGACACTCGCCAATGGAGACACCGTGCTCTATACTTGCCCCGGAGATTCCATCGCCGACTTGGTGACCTACTCCACAACGGGATACTCCCTCGCCAACTACACCTATGTAGTCACGAATGTACTGGGTGAAATCCTCGCATTGCCAGATACCACGACCATCGATCTGGAAGGCGCGGGTGTCGGAGTTTGCATCATATATGGATTCGCGTATTCGGGCGAATTGGTCGTGGATTCCTCCAATCTAGTAGGAGACCTTACCGCTACAGGTTGCTATGAAATATCTGACAACTCGCTGGCGATCATCCGTGGTGAACCTCTAGGTGGCATGGTCATGACCACCGATAGCCAAACCACCGTAGTAACCTGCCCCGGAGACGGAGAGCCAGACGTGATCGCATTCATGGAGAATTCCCTGAATCCAGCCAATTATACCTGGATCGTCACCGACGATAGCGATGTGGTATTGGAAGTAGCTCCCTCTAACTTCGTCGATTTTGAGCAGGCTCCTCCCGGCGTTTGCCGCGTGTATGGATTTGCCTATACTGGAACCATCGATGTGATGGCAGGCATGAATATCGACAGTGTAAGCTCAGATGAATGCTTTGCGCTCAGTGGAAATTTCATCACGGTAGATCGCGATACCGCCAGCTGCACCACTTCCATTTTTCCAGAGTTCCCTGCTCAGCAGGTAGTCCTCTCCCCCAACCCATCCAATGGATTCATCCAAGTGGAAATGACCTTGGATCGTGCAACCGAGGCGACGTGGGAAATCATGGACCTTCAAGGCAAAATCTTCCATCAAGCCACCCGCCCAGTTCAGGCGGGCAAGCATACCGAGACATTCAACCTGACGCGATTGGCTGCAGGTATGTATATCCTCCGAATCTCCAATGACGAAGGCATCAGCCAATTCCGGTTTGTGATTCAGTAG